The DNA sequence CCTCAATTTCATCAAGTTGAATGAAGACATCCATGCCGATGGATGCTTTTGTAAATAAATGAGACGGTAGAAAGGCTTTTATAAACAATTTAGAATTATTCACGAGGTCTAGCAAAGGGTCGCCGGGACTTGCCGTCTGAAAACGCCGAGAATATCTCTTAATGATCTGACCTGAAAAAGGTGCTTGTATGGAGCAATCCTTAACACGTAATTGACTTAATTCATACTGCCCTTCTGCCTGAGTAAGAGCTGCTTCAGCTAGCTGAATATTATACTCACTTCCAGAATCATACTCTAATAATTCCTGCTCTGTCTTAAGAGTTGCACGAGCAGAATCCCGCTCGCCTTTAGATATTTGAAGGCTCGCTAAAGGTTCCTCACATGAAAAAACAACAAGCGGATCCCCTTTCTTAAAGGGGGTTCCTAATTCTGAGGGATAGTGAACTATCGTCCCAGCATATTTTGATGAGAGTGTCGCTGATTGAGCTGCTTCAACGAGCGCCCTGACCGTATGATCTTGGGCTTGGGCTCCTGTCATGGGTAGAACAAGAAATCCCAAAAAAGAGCAAAAAAGAAGCTGCTGAAGACGCCCATTGATCAGAATATTCACTAAGATGGAAATAGGCCTTCTCTCTTCCAAGTCACTCAAATATCCACTACAGGTCTTTCGATTGCAGCGATGGGGGACTTTCAAAACCATAAAACCTCTCTTACTAAGCACATCTCAGTTCATTTGATAGCTAAACTCTTACCTTGTTAAAGCCATTAAGGACCAGCCAAAATACGTCAGACTGATCCTTTGTTGTTTAGTTTCACCGGCTAGCGGATTGTCTTACTTTTATTGGTGCAAGATCCTCTTGAGGCTTATCCAACATTTCACCGATTTGACTAGAAAGCGTAGTGAGATCATGCCCTAGTCCTTGCAGCTTATATCCTTCTCCAGATGA is a window from the Temperatibacter marinus genome containing:
- a CDS encoding efflux RND transporter periplasmic adaptor subunit; this encodes MVLKVPHRCNRKTCSGYLSDLEERRPISILVNILINGRLQQLLFCSFLGFLVLPMTGAQAQDHTVRALVEAAQSATLSSKYAGTIVHYPSELGTPFKKGDPLVVFSCEEPLASLQISKGERDSARATLKTEQELLEYDSGSEYNIQLAEAALTQAEGQYELSQLRVKDCSIQAPFSGQIIKRYSRRFQTASPGDPLLDLVNNSKLFIKAFLPSHLFTKASIGMDVFIQLDEIEGLFQARLQYKNPYIDPASQTFEIRAKILHPPKALVSGMSGVLKVMPANRKE